A single Nicotiana tabacum cultivar K326 chromosome 5, ASM71507v2, whole genome shotgun sequence DNA region contains:
- the LOC107803630 gene encoding L-type lectin-domain containing receptor kinase IX.1-like translates to MVVFASLSALKYYLVFLLIIIPFVTSLSFNFDSFNPNGQNVTYEEDAFSANGVIQLTKNQLDRGSGVSIGRATYFKTLHLWDKASGNLTDFTTHFSFSINSQGRTAYGDGLAFFLAPAGSRIPENTTIGGSLGLTIDTQQLNTSNNHFVAVEFDTFKNWYDPQGDHVGIDINSMQSVVNSTWLSSIPNGNRTDAWISYNSTSKNLSVVFTGFRANSTVTVQQSLSHNLDLREYLPERVTFGFTGATGGLFALQSISSWNFTSSLEINDNITDPGVALPIPKPEETPSKSKLGLVIGLVSGGCVLVAVSVLVLFVFWRKRKLREDEDADDDDSFDSSMADEFERSTGPKKFLYGELARCTNNFAQEEKLGEGGFGGVYKGYLKEPNSYVAVKRVSRGSRQGIKEFASEVRIISRLRHRHLVQLIGWCQEKRELLLVYEFMPNGSLDFHLFKGKSHLTWPIRYKIAQGLASALLYLHEEWEQCVVHRDIKSSNIMLDSNFNAKLGDFGLARLVDHEKGSQTTVLAGTMGYMAPECATTGKASKETDVYSFGIVALEIACGRRPIDRKAESERQVNIVEWVWSLYRMGNLNEAADPKLSLEFNEMEMKHLLIVGLWCAHPDSNCRPSIRQAIHVLNFEAPLPTLPPNMPVPTYCSPSQHLSSASFSSPYDTNGSRITEIQYSVNRDYTDSSNNTAASATSSPSASLLFSR, encoded by the coding sequence ATGGTTGTTTTTGCCTCTTTATCTGCTCTCAAATACTACCTTGTTTTTCTTCTTATCATAATCCCTTTTGTCACTTCATTATCCTTCAATTTTGACAGTTTTAATCCCAATGGTCAGAATGTAACATATGAGGAAGATGCTTTTTCAGCAAATGGAGTAATTCAACTCACCAAAAACCAGCTTGATCGTGGTTCAGGCGTCAGCATAGGTCGAGCCACATATTTCAAGACACTGCATCTTTGGGACAAGGCCTCTGGAAATCTTACAGATTTCACGACTCACTTCTCCTTTAGCATCAATTCACAGGGCAGAACAGCTTATGGTGATGGTCTTGCCTTCTTCCTCGCGCCTGCAGGTTCAAGAATTCCTGAAAACACAACCATAGGTGGCAGCCTTGGCCTTACAATTGATACTCAGCAACTTAATACATCGAATAATCATTTTGTTGCTGTGGAGTTTGACACCTTTAAGAACTGGTATGATCCACAGGGTGATCATGTAGGTATCGATATCAACTCTATGCAATCTGTTGTTAATTCGACCTGGCTTAGTAGCATTCCAAATGGTAATAGAACTGATGCCTGGATTAGCTATAACTCAACCTCGAAAAATCTTAGTGTTGTCTTCACTGGTTTCAGAGCTAATTCCACTGTCACTGTCCAGCAAAGCCTTTCTCACAATCTTGATCTGAGGGAATATTTGCCAGAACGGGTCACTTTTGGCTTCACAGGTGCAACAGGAGGCCTCTTTGCATTACAAAGCATCTCCTCTTGGAATTTTACTTCTTCTTTAGAAATTAATGACAATATAACAGATCCAGGGGTAGCCTTACCAATCCCAAAGCCAGAGGAGACTCCAAGCAAAAGTAAGTTAGGACTTGTGATTGGATTGGTTTCTGGTGGTTGTGTTTTGGTTGCAGTAtctgttttggtgttgtttgtatTTTGGAGAAAGAGGAAGTTgagagaagatgaagatgcagATGATGATGATAGCTTTGATAGTTCCATGGCTGATGAATTTGAAAGAAGTACAGGACCGAAGAAGTTCCTCTACGGTGAGTTGGCTAGATGTACAAATAACTTTGCGCAGGAAGAGAAGCTTGGGGAAGGTGGATTCGGGGGTGTTTATAAAGGATATCTCAAGGAACCCAATTCCTATGTTGCTGTTAAAAGGGTTTCAAGGGGGTCAAGGCAAGGAATAAAAGAGTTCGCATCAGAAGTGAGGATCATTAGCCGGTTAAGACATAGACATTTGGTGCAACTCATTGGCTGGTGCCAGGAGAAAAGAGAACTTCTACTTGTTTATGAGTTTATGCCTAATGGAAGTCTTGATTTCCATCTTTTCAAGGGAAAAAGCCATTTGACATGGCCAATAAGATACAAGATTGCTCAAGGCTTGGCCTCGGCCTTGCTATATCTACACGAAGAATGGGAGCAATGTGTGGTGCACAGGGACATAAAGTCAAGCAATATTATGTTGGATTCTAATTTCAATGCCAAACTTGGGGATTTTGGTTTAGCTAGACTAGTTGACCATGAAAAGGGATCCCAAACAACAGTTTTGGCAGGTACAATGGGCTACATGGCCCCCGAATGTGCCACCACTGGGAAAGCTAGCAAGGAAACAGATGTCTATAGCTTTGGTATCGTCGCCTTAGAAATAGCTTGTGGAAGAAGACCTATTGACCGTAAAGCTGAATCAGAACGTCAAGTAAACATTGTTGAGTGGGTTTGGAGCCTTTATAGGATGGGAAATCTTAACGAAGCAGCTGATCCTAAACTCTCATTAGAGTTCAATGAAATGGAGATGAAGCACTTGTTAATTGTTGGTTTATGGTGTGCTCATCCAGATAGCAATTGTAGGCCTTCTATTAGGCAAGCAATTCATGTTCTTAATTTTGAAGCTCCATTGCCCACCCTCCCTCCAAACATGCCTGTTCCAACATATTGCAGTCCATCACAACATTTATCAAGTGCTTCATTTTCATCACCATATGACACCAACGGATCTCGGATTACTGAAATACAGTATTCAGTGAACAGAGACTACACTGATTCTTCAAATAACACAGCAGCTTCCGCAACATCTTCACCTTCAGCATCACTTCTATTCTCACGTTGA